One region of Diabrotica undecimpunctata isolate CICGRU chromosome 6, icDiaUnde3, whole genome shotgun sequence genomic DNA includes:
- the LOC140443117 gene encoding uncharacterized protein, producing MHIKQVIKQSDDLMHIIKKLSKIIFDKFTERDRKVWTRRLNSQIFRCSKVIKNNRLSVGTVRKLQTYIGHFKHFRQIILNFNNKYVGLGLNSKLRNRVKWENVISCFASRIKTGVIVNLVHKDLTQFLNDCYIIFSRKIKIILKTNRILKVNTTFCGEFIKKSSDTESLDLKYFNTKNAIIDTSTDLHLWFSENVKDKIFTKLSEFAEKDSGAALSKVISLEVNINKVEIGNGSSFIDLPIEIQKKRACINVHNVDQACFYWSIVSALCPVTKDPQRVSKYPHYSTVLQTDKLESSMSLSQISKFKKSNAISVNVFALELNVVKDKQFYEVVPARLTPQKMEKHVNLLLVQDKYFPKLNDYDAPPEDDDDQTEIRLHYCWIKDLGKLVRSQLNKNTRKKYICDRCLNYFHSESKLAEHEEMCSDVNKCKMTVPKYDHVAFRNFTYKQTTPFIVYGDFECQLHNFTDSNVTVSKTAKYQKHVPFSAGYYLKCAYDDSLSYFSSYRGENCMEWFAKEMTEISKFVNSIIKTIVPMVEKPNTNGATVCHICGKRFLATDTIVVDHDHFTGQVRGFAHQACNLNFKKLFVVPIVFHNFSGYDSHFMIIDLCKHGHLSLLPINKEKYISFTLQSDEHQIKLRFIDSLRFMGASLDELASLLDISEKKILKREFSQLDNDTFNLLTCKGVFCYDYIDSLEKLDETSLPKINHFYSKLNNEYISEEKYAHAQNVWQTFNCKNLGEYSDLYLKTDILLLADVFEQFRQKCRDTYKLDPAWYYTMPGYTWDCMLRYTQCKLELLKDVDMILFMEKAIRGGISVCSNRYSEANNKYISSYDPTRPSKYILYLDVNNLYGWAMSEALPIGGFKWIEDVTKFGVGNLPEGHIDIMSIRDDAKEGYFFQVDLEYPRELHDKHKDFPFAAEHRIPPGSKLPKLIPTLYHKTKYIMHYKNLKQALANGLILTKIHKVLKFNQSAWLRPYINLNTQLRAKATSSFERNLYKLMNNAVFGKTLQNQRRHRIVKLCKKWHGRYGAKNLIASIRFHSSTIFSENLVAIELKKSEVCFNKPLYIGAAILDISKLCMYDFHYNFMLPTMREENCSLLYMDTDSFIYELQCSDAYREVLKAHPSKFDTSDYAENNPYEIERLNKKIPGLMKDEKNR from the exons ATGCATATAAAACAAGTGATTAAACAGTCTGATGATTTGATGCACATTATTAAAAAgcttagtaaaataattttcgataaattcactgaaagagatcgtaaagtttggacaagacggttaaatagtcaaatttttagatgtagtaaagtaattaaaaacaatagactatccgtaggaacagttagaaaattgcaaacttacataggacattttaagcattttaggcaaattattttaaattttaataataagtacgttgggttggggcttaattcaaaattacgcaatagagttaaatgggaaaatgtTATTTCGTGTTTTGCTAGTCGAATTAAAACTGGAGTTATAGTTAATTTAGTGCATAAGGACTTAACACAGTTCCTAaatgattgttatattatttttagcagaaaaattaaaattattttaaaaacaaatagaatTCTTAAAGTTAATACTACATTTTGCGGcgaattcattaaaaaatcaagtgataccgaaagtttagatttaaaatattttaacactaaaaatgctattatagacacatcgaccgatttacatctttggtttagtgaaaatgttaaggataaaatttttacaaagctgtctgaatttgcagaaaaagatTCGGGTGCTGCTCTGTCTAAAGTAATTTCATtagaagttaatattaataaagtagaaATAGGAAACGGTTCATCGTTCATTGACTTGCCAATAGAGATTCAGAAAAAACGAGCGTGCATTAATGTGCATAACGTTGATCAGGCTTGTTTTTATTGGTCGATTGTTAGCGCTTTGTGTCCTGTTACTAAGGATCCACAGAGAGTTTCGAAATATCCACATTATTCTACTGTTTTGCAAACAGACAAATTAGAAAGCTCAATGTCATTAagccaaatttcaaaatttaaaaaatcaaacgCCATATCTGTCAATGTGTTTGCATTAGAATTAAACGTAGTGAAGGACAAACAATTTTACGAAGTAGTACCGGCCAGACTGACaccgcaaaagatggaaaagcatGTTAATTTGCTGCTagtacaagataaatattttccaaaattaaacGATTACGATGCTCCTCCAGAAGATGATGATGATCAGACTGAAATACGCCttcattattgttggattaaagaTTTAGGAAAATTAGTAAGATCACAATTGAACAAAAACacacgtaaaaaatatatttgcgatcgttgtttaaactattttcacaGCGAAAGCAAACTAGCAGAGCACGAAGAAATGTGTTCAGATGTGAATAAATGCAAAATGACTGTTCCTAAATATGATCATGTGGCTTTTCGCAATTTTACATACAAACAAACAACTCCGTTTATAGTTTATGGCGATTTTGAATGCcaattacataattttacagATTCCAATGTCACAGTGAGTAAAACagcaaaatatcagaaacatgtaccttttagtgcaggttattatttgaaatgtgcttacgatgatagtttatcttattttagtagctatagaggtgaaaattgcatggagtggttcgcAAAAGAAATGACCGAAATTTCCAAATTTGTAAATTCCATAATAAAGACAATTGTACCTATGGTCGAAAAGCCAAACACAAATGGAGCAACTGTTTGCCATATTTGTGGCAAACGCTTTTTGGCTACAGATACAATTGTTGTAGATCACGATCATTTTACGGGACAAGTACGGGGATTTGCGCACCAAGCATGtaatttgaactttaaaaaattgtttgtcgtCCCAATCGTATTTCATAATTTTAGTGGCTACGACTCGCATTTTATGATTATAGATCTTTGCAAGCATGGGCACTTGAGCTTACTTcccattaataaagaaaaatatatttcatttacattacaatctgacgaacatcaaattaaattacgatttattGATTCACTTAGATTTATGGGAGCTTCACTCGATGAATTGGCATCTCTTTTAGATATATCagaaaagaagattttaaaacgagaatttagtcaattagataatgatacatttaatttgttaacttgTAAAGGAGTATTTTGTTACGATTATATTGATAGTTTGGAAAAATTGGATGAAACTTCTTTACCCAAAATTAACCATTTTTATAGTAAGTTAAATAATGAATACATTAGTGAAGAGAAGTATGCTCATGCGCAAAATGTTTGGCAGacatttaattgtaaaaatttgggagaatatagcgatttgtatttaaaaacagatattctgctgttggctgatgtgtttgagcagtttcgacaaaaatgtcgagacacaTATAAATTAGATCCAGCATGGTATTATACTATGCCAGGATACACTTGGGATTGTATGTTGAGATACACACAATGTAAATTAGAATTGCTAAAAGATGTGGATATGATCTTGTTTATGGAAAAAGCCATAAGAGGTGGGATATCTGTTTGTAGCAACAGATATTCGGAGGCCAACAACAAATACATTTCGTCGTATGATCCCACACGGCCCTCTAAGTACATCCTCTATTTAGATGTAAACAATCTGTATGGCTGGGCCATGAGTGAAGCTTTACCAATAGGAGGATTCAAGTGGATCGAAGACGTAACCAAATTTGGTGTTGGTAATCTTCCCGAAGGCCATATAGATATTATGTCAATACGGGATGATGCAAAGGAGGgctattttttccaagttgactTGGAGTATCCACGTGAATTACACGACAAacataaagattttccatttGCTGCCGAACACCGCATTCCGCCCGGTTCAAAATTGCCAAAGTTAATACCAACCTTATAtcacaaaaccaaatatattatgcattataaaaatcttaaacagGCATTAGCCAACGGGTTAATTTTAACAAAGATAcataaagttttgaaatttaatcaATCTGCGTGGCTGCGACCGTACATTAACTTGAATACTCAACTTAGAGCTAAAGCAACAAGTAGCTTCGAGAGAAATCTTTACAAGCTAATGAACAATGCGGTGTTCGGCAAGACTTTACAGAATCAAAGACGTCATCGTattgtaaaattatgtaaaaagtggCATGGAAGGTACGGAGCCAAAAATTTGATTGCAAGTATTCGGTTTCATAGTAGTACAATCTTTAGCGAAAATTTGGTAGCTATCGAACTTAAAAAATCAGAAGTATGTTTTAATAAACCCCTGTATATAGGCGCAGCAATTCTAGATATATCCAAATTATGTATGTATGATTTTCACTACAACTTTATGCTTCCAACGATGAGAGAGGAAAACTGTTCATTGCTGTACATGGATACAGATAGCTTTATTTATGAATTGCAATGTTCAGATGCATATAGAGAGGTTTTAAAGGCGCATCCAAGTAAATTCGATACCTCAGACTATGCCGAAAACAACCCATACgaaatagaaaggttaaataaaaaaatccccgGATTAATGAAGGATGAG AAAAACAGATAA